The Hugenholtzia roseola DSM 9546 region GGTCTGCCGACCTTTCGACGTATGACTCTATCCTCGATTTGCCCTTTTCTATCCCCTTCTATGGCGCACACATCAGCCTTTTTACCGTCCTTATGACGGCTTCACAGATTGCAGTTACGGCTTTTGGCGGACAGACCCCTACCACGCCTGCTAATAGCCCTATCAATATGAAGTTTATGATTTACGGCTTGCCTGTTATTTTTATGTTTGTCTTGAATAGCTTTCCTTCGGGTCTGACGCTTTATTATTTGGTTTCAAACCTTATTACGATAAGCCAAAACGTCTTGATTAGGAAGTTTTTTGTCAATGAGGAAAAAATAAAAGCCATTTTAGACAAACGCCGCCAAGAGTCGGCTACGGGCAGTGCCAAGAAATCGAAGTTCCGTCAGCGTTTGGATGATGCCTTGCGCAATATGCAAGATGCCGCACAAGAGGCACAAAGCCAAAACCAGACAAAGCGTCAGGCGCAGGATAGCAAAAAAGCAGATAAAAATTCCGACAAAAACAAGAAAAAGTAGCCCTTTTGCCCATCTTCTTTTAGCGAATAGGCGCGAAAAGAAGGTGGGTTCTTTTCTTATTTCCCTTCTCTTTCCCTAACTTCTCTCTTTCCATGAAATTTGGCGTTGTCGTATTCCCAGGCTCTAATTGCGACCAAGATATGGTTGATGCGCTTTCACAGGCTTTGGGCGCACCTACTATCAAACTTTGGCACAAAGACCACGACTTACAAGGTTGTGATTTTATCGTCCTGCCCGGTGGCTTTTCCTATGGCGATTACTTGCGTTCAGGTGCGATAGCACGCTTTTCGCCAATTATGGAAGAAGTCGTCAGGCATGCCCAGCGCGGCGGCTATGTTATGGGCATCTGTAATGGGTTTCAAATCCTGACCGAAGCAGGGCTTTTAGAAGGCGGCTTGTTGCGCAATCTGAACCAAAAATTCACCTGCAAAAATGTCTTTATCAGACCCAAGACACAAAAAAGCCTCCTTACGCAGAGCCTCGATACCACAAAAGCCTATAAAATCCCGATTGCGCACGCCGAAGGGCGATTTTTCGCACCCGCCCCGATTTTAGAAAGCCTACAAGAGAACGACCAAATTCTCTTTCAGTATTGTGATAGC contains the following coding sequences:
- the purQ gene encoding phosphoribosylformylglycinamidine synthase subunit PurQ; this translates as MKFGVVVFPGSNCDQDMVDALSQALGAPTIKLWHKDHDLQGCDFIVLPGGFSYGDYLRSGAIARFSPIMEEVVRHAQRGGYVMGICNGFQILTEAGLLEGGLLRNLNQKFTCKNVFIRPKTQKSLLTQSLDTTKAYKIPIAHAEGRFFAPAPILESLQENDQILFQYCDSQANLSQEANPNGSLDHIAGICNKGRNVFGMMPHPERAADGLLSNLDGKMILESILQ